The following DNA comes from Bryobacteraceae bacterium.
GACGACATCGGCAAGGTAGCCCATCTCGTCGCTCCAGAACGCGGCGTTGAAGCTTTCCTTGGCGAGGTCGGCCGTGGCGCTGGCGGTGGCGGCCAGGTCGGGGTCGCCGAAGCGACGTCCAAAGTCGGCCGCGATGCGGAGCGCGTTGTACCAGAGCGCCTGTACTTCAACCGGACAGCCGGAGCGGGGCGTCACCACCCAGTCCCCGATTTTCGCATCCATCCACGTCAACTGCGCGCCGGGGACGCCGCAGCAGAGCAATCCGTCGGCGGTTGCGACGATGCCGTAGCGCGTGCCGCGCCGGTGCCAATCGACGATCTCGGCCAGCTTCGGCATCAACCCGCGCACGAACTCCTCGTCGCCGGTTGCGTCGAGATAGGCGCGCACGGCTTCGAAGAACCACAGCGTTGCGTCGACGGTGTTGTACTCGGGCGTTTCTCCCGCGTCCGGGAAGCGGTTCGGCAGCATCCCCTGAGAAACATTCGCCGCGAATTCGGCGAGCACGTCGCGCGCGATCTCCGGACGTCCGGCCGCGATCGTCAGTCCGGGTAGCGCGATCATCGTGTCGCGGCCCCAATCCGTGAACCACGGATATCCGGCGATCACGCTGTGGCCCTCGCCGCGGCGCACGATGAACTGCGCGGCCGCGTTGCGGAGCCGGCGTTCGAAATCGTCGTCGGCGCCGGCCACGAGCCGGGCGCGGCGGTGCTCTTCGGCGGCGCGCAACTCAGGAGCTTGTCCGGCGCGCCGCGCGGGTTTCGTGGAGATCACAACCGACGCCGAGCGCTTCGCCGTCAGATCGAACCGCAGCATGAGCGGCTGAAAAAGATCCTCTTCGGAATCGAGTCCACGCTCGCGTTCGGCCGCGTACTGGAAGTAGAAATACCAGTTGCCCGTGGACTCGGCTTCGCCGTCGTGGGCGAAATAGAGCCGCGGCAGGCCGTCGTACGGCGCGATCGACGCTACTCCCGGCGTATCCAGCTCCACCTCGCGGCGGATGGCTTCATTGGCCCGGGTCAGCGAATGATAATCGCGGAAGGCGATCAAGGGCCGAAGCTCCAGCATGGCGTCGCCGCCGCGGAGTTCGTACTGGACGACCAGCGTGTCTTCGCCGTGGACCAGGAACAGGCGCTTCTCCAATTCCAGGCCGCCCACCTGCCACAGGAACGTCGGGAACGGGTCCATCCGGAATGAACGCAGATACTGATAGCCGTTCGGGTGTACGGCTCCCGGATACTCGTTCGCGCTCAACTCGAAACGCTCGTCGCCCACCAGCAGCGACTCTTCGAGTTTCGACACCATCACCACGCGTCCTGCCGGCGGATGCAATGCGGCGGTCAACAGGCCGTGATACCGGCGCGTATTCAAACCGGCTACGGTGGAGCATGCAAAGCCTCCGAGGCCATTCGTCTCCAGCCATTCCCGGCGCTGGGCTTCGTCGAGATCCCGGCAGATCTCCGGCCCAAGACTCACAAGAACTCCAGACATGGGTGTTCTTCCCTCCGTGCACTTCTATTGTCCACCTTGTTCGAGCATTTTGGCTACCAGTACCGTTCAGCCGGTCGCGTGGCTCGATACACCTATCCAGACGGAGCCGGCGCAGCCAGAGTTTCCGCTCGTGTCTTGATTCGGGGCCGCGGCAATGATCCCGTTCAGCGGGCCGGACAGAACGCGGCTCGGCGCTGCCTACCGCTTCGTTTCGGGCAGCGCGAAGGCGATCAAGGCGTCATCGGTTACGGGATTGTTGAAGAACCCGCCCCCGGTGGCTGCAATCACCACGTATTGCCGTCCGTCTCGGCCCTCATAGGTCATTGGAGTCGCCTCAGCCGCTCCGGCGAGGCGGACGGTCCAAAGCTCCGTGCCGTTCCTGGCATCGAACGCGCGGAAGCGCGAGTCGTCGGTTGCGCCGACAAACACGAGGCCGCCGGCGGTGACGATCGTACCGCCGTTGCCCGGACGGCCGGTGAGGTGCTTGCCTTCAGGAAGGTTGTCGGTGACGCCCAGCGGCACTTTCCATGCGATATCGCCGGTGTTTACGTTCACCGCCACCAGTTCGCCCCAGGGAGGCTGCTGGCAGGGGAGCTGTTGCGGACCGATGCCGCGCACGCTGAACCTTCCTCCGCCGGGGAAGCCTTTGTACGGCCCGCCGGGATCCACGCGGTTACCCTGCCCCGCTCCCTGCGCCGGCCCGCTCTTGGGGTCGTGATCCCGCAGCCCCGACATTTGCCCCAGTTCGTTCACGTTGGCGAAGAGGTAGCCGAGGCCCGGATGAAACGATGTGCCTCCCCAGTTCACGCCGCCGTGGTTGCCGGGGAACTGGACCCGAAGCCGGTCGTAACCAGTGGGTAAGTAGGGTCCGCCCACTTGCACGCCATCAAGTAACTTTCGGCAGGCGGCTTCGAGCTCCGGAGTCACGGTGGCCACGTCGTCCATGGAGAAGCTCATCCGCGAGAGCGGGGGCGGTTTCAAGGGAAATGGCTGCGTCTTGGAGGCCCGTTCCAGGGGAACCTGGCTCGCCGCCACGGGACGCTCTTCCACTCCGTAGATCGGCTTCCCCGTCACCCGGTCAAGCAGGAAGACGAGCCCCGTTTTGTTCACGGCCACAACGGCCGGGATCGTCTTGCCGCCCTGTTTCACGTCGATGAGCGCCGGCGCGGCCGTGAGATCCGCGTCCCAGATGTCGTGATGCACTACCTGAAAATGCCACAGATACTTGCCGGTGTTGGCGTCGGCGGCAACCAGGCTTGAGCCGAACAGGTTGTCGCCCTCACGGTCCCCGCCGTATTGATCCACCGACGGCGCGCTGAACGGCATATAGACGATGCCGCGCTTATCGTCGACGGTGATGTAGGTCCAAACGTTCACTCCGGTGCGGTTCTTCCAGCTATCTCCCTTCCACGTTTCCACGAACTTTTCACCGGCCTGCGGCACGGAGCGGAACGTCCAGACGAGCTTTCCGGTGCGCATGTCCCACGCACG
Coding sequences within:
- a CDS encoding amylo-alpha-1,6-glucosidase; the protein is MSGVLVSLGPEICRDLDEAQRREWLETNGLGGFACSTVAGLNTRRYHGLLTAALHPPAGRVVMVSKLEESLLVGDERFELSANEYPGAVHPNGYQYLRSFRMDPFPTFLWQVGGLELEKRLFLVHGEDTLVVQYELRGGDAMLELRPLIAFRDYHSLTRANEAIRREVELDTPGVASIAPYDGLPRLYFAHDGEAESTGNWYFYFQYAAERERGLDSEEDLFQPLMLRFDLTAKRSASVVISTKPARRAGQAPELRAAEEHRRARLVAGADDDFERRLRNAAAQFIVRRGEGHSVIAGYPWFTDWGRDTMIALPGLTIAAGRPEIARDVLAEFAANVSQGMLPNRFPDAGETPEYNTVDATLWFFEAVRAYLDATGDEEFVRGLMPKLAEIVDWHRRGTRYGIVATADGLLCCGVPGAQLTWMDAKIGDWVVTPRSGCPVEVQALWYNALRIAADFGRRFGDPDLAATASATADLAKESFNAAFWSDEMGYLADVVEGSQKDWSLRPNQIFAASLPHIMLEPDRARRVVQVVKEHLLTPLGLRTLSEDDPAYRPRYEGGVWQRDSAYHQGTVWPWLIGPFVAAWLRTDGDIAIARQCVAAFRDHMNDAGLGQISEIADAAPPHRPRGCFAQAWSVAEALEALQAVRARDREPVIA
- a CDS encoding PQQ-binding-like beta-propeller repeat protein, which codes for MHRLVAAMAAISSHAAVLPEGAGKAETLKLCGRCHSMDQTVSLRQGEQGWTETLAKMVNLGVQGSDAELQSILNYLVTNYGAAPSDEAGRAAGQAARVKSAGAITAGPPLAASSAPKAKPGSLPAAATAVVAEKEWHTYGHDAAALRFSPLTQITADNVGKLQVAWVYRMRPSDFAGGNPGARARPGGPVGDEPESPRRSRFGSGFRPSGVTPLVVRGVMYLTTPYSRVAAVDPVTGDELWSYQPPAGEPARRGLEYWPGDGKTPPQVVFGTSDGKLHSLDAKTGQPNRAFGDNGVVNMNTEAIMRGLPGRNALTSPPTVYRNLVIAGGTTQENPPHGPAGDVRAWDMRTGKLVWTFRSVPQAGEKFVETWKGDSWKNRTGVNVWTYITVDDKRGIVYMPFSAPSVDQYGGDREGDNLFGSSLVAADANTGKYLWHFQVVHHDIWDADLTAAPALIDVKQGGKTIPAVVAVNKTGLVFLLDRVTGKPIYGVEERPVAASQVPLERASKTQPFPLKPPPLSRMSFSMDDVATVTPELEAACRKLLDGVQVGGPYLPTGYDRLRVQFPGNHGGVNWGGTSFHPGLGYLFANVNELGQMSGLRDHDPKSGPAQGAGQGNRVDPGGPYKGFPGGGRFSVRGIGPQQLPCQQPPWGELVAVNVNTGDIAWKVPLGVTDNLPEGKHLTGRPGNGGTIVTAGGLVFVGATDDSRFRAFDARNGTELWTVRLAGAAEATPMTYEGRDGRQYVVIAATGGGFFNNPVTDDALIAFALPETKR